In the genome of Verrucomicrobiota bacterium, one region contains:
- a CDS encoding tail fiber domain-containing protein, giving the protein MKNFRLKPIIYRLLTLQLLCLIGASHPTFAAPPGTMAHQGRIAIDGVNYDGTGYFKVAIVREAPESITPAQAIAQIENGEVVDIIVSDGGSGYTSVPTVTLEGGGGSGATARASANGQSVTAITVTGGGRNYRSPPTVVIADPPIPTVTLWSNDDSSLSGGEPTDAVPVTISQGHYSFGLGDISLTNMRRAISADTFAGIDDAYLRIWFSTSMTGPFEQLTPDRHFTTGAYAFEAAGVSDGAITSEMLASGSVTSTKLAADSVSTSSIADGAIIHSKIAENSITAAKIVSNAVGSSEIIHNAVGTDELINDSVTSAKIAPNTITGDDITSGLLTLQGDLQIGASDGANDDSIYFDFNRVQRLVWDDSESSFQFTSPLIINGVLNAGGYGGKERFNYFAYVSAPDQNSFITSGRDLYVDRYLQVQSAIFMGDIGLNPQFIYFSTNDVPQAESISWSPELSRFSISNELFIASDVHLGSSSGTTSIFFGGVDTAQSVAWDATDARFEISQDLEVSGDLFLSSSSGDGTMYFGSDASPERILWQESAERFVITDNVYLWDALNVGGGNYDFSSFLSVGGTPKPHIFVDSRNDVYIGDSLQVEHRIILGEDISLSDYGIIQHDSSLDAFVFSDEVRAKSFTPTSDRDAKEVFTPIDSQEMLAKVAALEITHWQYKEDPLQARHVGPVAQDFYAAFGVGSDDKGINTLDADGVALAAIQGLNAKVEAENQRLKAENQALNQRLEKLESVVEQLLEENASF; this is encoded by the coding sequence ATGAAAAATTTTAGATTGAAACCGATCATCTATCGACTGCTCACGTTGCAATTGTTGTGTCTGATCGGGGCAAGTCATCCAACCTTTGCTGCTCCTCCGGGGACCATGGCGCACCAAGGCCGAATCGCGATCGACGGCGTTAACTACGACGGGACGGGCTATTTCAAAGTAGCTATTGTCCGCGAGGCTCCGGAATCGATTACTCCGGCGCAAGCCATTGCCCAAATCGAGAATGGCGAGGTCGTTGACATCATCGTTAGTGATGGCGGCTCTGGTTATACTTCGGTGCCAACGGTAACCTTAGAAGGCGGTGGTGGGAGCGGCGCTACCGCGAGAGCAAGTGCGAACGGGCAATCCGTTACCGCAATCACCGTTACCGGCGGCGGGAGAAACTACAGGTCACCGCCGACGGTCGTCATCGCCGATCCGCCGATTCCAACCGTTACCCTATGGAGTAACGATGATAGCAGTCTCAGCGGCGGCGAGCCGACAGACGCCGTTCCAGTTACCATCAGCCAAGGACACTACTCATTTGGGCTGGGGGATATTTCCCTAACGAACATGAGACGAGCAATTTCAGCGGATACATTTGCCGGCATTGATGACGCCTACCTGCGCATCTGGTTCAGCACTTCAATGACGGGTCCATTTGAGCAACTGACGCCCGACCGTCACTTCACTACTGGAGCTTACGCTTTTGAAGCCGCCGGGGTCAGTGATGGCGCAATTACCAGCGAAATGTTGGCTAGTGGTAGCGTAACTTCGACCAAACTTGCTGCGGATTCGGTCAGTACTTCAAGTATTGCGGACGGAGCCATCATTCATTCCAAGATCGCCGAAAACTCCATTACTGCCGCAAAAATCGTCTCCAACGCAGTGGGTTCCAGTGAGATCATCCATAACGCGGTTGGCACTGATGAGCTGATTAATGATTCTGTCACCTCGGCTAAGATTGCGCCCAATACGATAACGGGCGACGACATCACGAGCGGATTACTGACGCTTCAAGGAGATCTGCAAATAGGCGCGTCGGATGGCGCCAATGACGATTCGATCTATTTCGATTTTAATCGAGTTCAACGCCTCGTATGGGACGATAGCGAATCGAGCTTTCAATTTACCAGTCCACTCATCATCAATGGCGTCTTGAACGCTGGCGGTTATGGGGGGAAAGAGAGATTCAATTACTTTGCTTACGTATCGGCTCCGGACCAGAACTCATTTATCACCTCCGGGCGAGACCTCTACGTGGATCGCTATTTGCAAGTCCAATCGGCGATCTTTATGGGGGATATCGGCTTAAACCCTCAGTTTATTTACTTTTCAACCAACGATGTCCCGCAAGCTGAATCAATCAGTTGGAGTCCCGAGCTTTCACGCTTTAGTATCAGCAATGAGCTTTTTATCGCCAGTGATGTTCACCTGGGCAGTTCATCGGGAACGACGTCAATCTTCTTTGGCGGCGTGGATACAGCCCAGAGCGTCGCGTGGGACGCAACCGACGCCCGCTTTGAAATCTCCCAAGATCTCGAAGTCAGTGGTGATCTGTTCCTTAGCTCGTCCTCAGGAGACGGCACGATGTATTTCGGTAGCGATGCCTCACCGGAAAGAATCTTGTGGCAGGAATCAGCTGAAAGATTTGTAATTACGGACAACGTCTACTTGTGGGACGCTTTAAACGTCGGTGGCGGAAATTATGATTTTTCATCTTTTCTTTCTGTGGGGGGAACCCCCAAACCTCATATTTTCGTCGACTCTAGGAACGACGTCTACATAGGAGATTCTCTGCAAGTAGAGCATCGAATTATTCTCGGCGAAGATATCTCACTAAGTGACTATGGAATTATCCAACATGACTCATCACTGGACGCTTTCGTATTCTCCGACGAGGTTCGCGCGAAATCGTTTACTCCCACGAGCGACCGTGACGCGAAGGAAGTGTTTACGCCGATTGACTCTCAGGAAATGTTAGCCAAGGTCGCGGCGCTGGAAATCACCCATTGGCAATACAAAGAAGATCCCTTGCAGGCGCGGCATGTGGGGCCGGTTGCCCAGGATTTCTACGCGGCGTTTGGCGTCGGGTCGGACGATAAGGGTATCAACACCCTAGACGCTGATGGCGTCGCGTTGGCCGCGATACAAGGGCTCAATGCGAAGGTGGAGGCCGAGAATCAACGCTTGAAGGCGGAGAACCAAGCACTCAACCAGCGCCTCGAAAAGCTCGAAAGCGTGGTGGAACAACTCTTGGAAGAAAACGCCTCGTTCTAG
- a CDS encoding helix-turn-helix transcriptional regulator yields the protein MKKRVISEDDARAMVRLLGEVAAVEGSHSDKKRHLMDGLCELIQADAWAWSLGTRLAPHQMQSFFRFLHGGFDEERFSRLLTLIEHPQIRGIAEAFYREVGSQESITMLRDEIDLKGLCDSQSLQRFWEEANVRSMMLSGHPIDDTSVSCIAVYRQFSDRSFSEREKQIAHIVLTEVPWLHLSGWPEDRGATVPHLFPRQRMVLNLLLDGLSRKAIANRIGISESTVAGYTKEIYRHFSVNSQVGLVRKFYT from the coding sequence ATGAAAAAACGGGTGATCTCGGAAGATGATGCACGCGCCATGGTCAGGCTTCTCGGAGAGGTAGCGGCCGTGGAGGGTAGCCACTCTGATAAGAAGCGCCACCTTATGGATGGTCTGTGTGAGCTCATCCAAGCGGACGCCTGGGCATGGTCGCTCGGCACTCGGTTGGCGCCTCATCAGATGCAGAGCTTTTTCCGGTTCCTTCATGGCGGCTTTGACGAAGAGCGCTTTTCTCGTCTGCTCACCCTCATTGAGCACCCTCAGATTCGTGGCATCGCAGAGGCGTTCTACCGGGAAGTCGGTTCACAAGAATCGATCACCATGTTACGTGATGAGATCGACCTGAAGGGTCTTTGTGATAGCCAGTCTCTTCAACGCTTCTGGGAAGAGGCTAACGTCCGCTCAATGATGTTGAGCGGGCACCCGATCGATGATACCTCGGTCAGCTGTATCGCCGTTTACCGGCAGTTTAGCGATCGCTCTTTTAGTGAGAGAGAGAAGCAAATCGCGCATATTGTCCTGACTGAAGTGCCGTGGCTTCATCTCAGCGGCTGGCCGGAAGATCGCGGCGCAACCGTGCCACACCTCTTCCCCCGCCAGCGTATGGTTCTTAACCTTTTGCTCGACGGCCTCAGCCGCAAGGCCATTGCCAATCGCATAGGAATCAGCGAAAGCACGGTGGCTGGCTACACGAAGGAAATATATCGCCACTTTAGCGTGAACTCCCAAGTCGGGCTCGTGCGAAAATTTTATACCTAG
- the kdsA gene encoding 3-deoxy-8-phosphooctulonate synthase, which translates to MENTIQLSESIRFANDKPLVLIAGVNVLESSDLAMEVAETMVEVTKRLGVPYVFKASFDKANRSSISSFRGPGLEKGLEIFKSIKDRFGVPVLTDVHEPHQAAPVAEVCDILQLPAFLCRQTDLVAALAQTQAVIQVKKGQFLAPEDMRHILTKFSEAGNERVLLCERGVSFGYHNLVVDMLGFGVMKSLGAPVVFDVTHSLQIPGGRESSSGGRREATLQLAKAGVSQKIAGLFLEAHPDPDKALCDGPSALPLAAFEPFIEQVVAVDRLVKAQPDLDLR; encoded by the coding sequence ATGGAAAACACCATTCAACTTTCTGAATCGATTCGTTTCGCGAACGACAAACCCCTGGTCTTGATCGCGGGGGTGAACGTTTTGGAATCTTCGGACTTGGCGATGGAGGTGGCGGAGACGATGGTCGAGGTTACTAAACGCCTGGGAGTGCCTTACGTTTTCAAGGCATCGTTTGATAAGGCGAATCGGTCTTCAATCAGCTCCTTTCGGGGTCCGGGCTTGGAGAAAGGGTTGGAGATCTTCAAGTCAATCAAGGATCGGTTTGGAGTTCCTGTTCTAACGGATGTTCACGAGCCTCATCAGGCAGCTCCTGTCGCCGAGGTGTGCGATATTTTGCAACTGCCCGCGTTCTTGTGCCGGCAGACTGATCTAGTCGCGGCACTTGCCCAAACACAGGCTGTCATCCAGGTAAAAAAAGGCCAGTTTCTCGCTCCTGAGGACATGAGGCACATCCTCACGAAGTTCAGCGAAGCAGGCAACGAGCGCGTTTTGCTGTGCGAGCGGGGGGTATCCTTCGGTTACCACAACCTTGTGGTGGATATGCTTGGGTTCGGCGTGATGAAATCACTGGGTGCACCAGTCGTTTTCGACGTAACCCACTCGCTTCAAATTCCGGGAGGGCGTGAATCTTCCTCCGGTGGAAGAAGAGAAGCCACACTTCAGCTGGCTAAGGCGGGAGTGTCTCAGAAAATCGCAGGACTCTTTCTCGAAGCGCATCCTGATCCGGATAAAGCACTCTGCGACGGCCCGAGCGCGTTGCCATTGGCAGCGTTCGAGCCCTTTATTGAGCAGGTGGTGGCTGTAGATCGTTTGGTCAAGGCGCAGCCTGACTTGGACTTGCGGTAG
- a CDS encoding MlaD family protein, with the protein MSDKAQYSGVGLFFIVGLVIIYFVYSALNERAGVDSGGYSIEAPFNDLLQLRVGDDVRMSGVKIGTVISTTLQDGKAVAGLTIERQYKIPDDSIASVSMAGLLGTNFVSIEIGKNLSDPLPAGGKITTKDSVDLNKIFDEVGQVANKIDSALTDIGGMFKGDGGGLFSEINSLISENRTKISTSLTNIELITDQLREGKGTVGKLLFDDQGYNELMATVREIQGAAAQADGMLGSVEDIVNHVKSGQGSLGELLYGDQIAEELKDTIANVRSFTATLNNPDSTIGRLLNDDQIYFEVQTVIQKANRTLDSINDAGPISAVGVVTGALF; encoded by the coding sequence ATGAGCGATAAGGCGCAATACAGCGGAGTGGGACTGTTTTTCATTGTTGGTCTGGTGATCATCTACTTTGTCTATTCGGCGTTGAACGAGCGCGCCGGGGTCGACTCGGGTGGTTATTCGATCGAGGCCCCTTTTAACGATCTCCTTCAACTACGGGTAGGTGACGATGTGCGAATGTCGGGCGTTAAGATTGGAACGGTCATCTCAACTACTTTGCAGGACGGAAAGGCAGTGGCTGGTCTGACGATCGAGAGACAGTATAAAATCCCGGATGATTCCATCGCCTCGGTTTCGATGGCGGGTCTTCTAGGGACCAATTTTGTATCTATTGAGATAGGGAAGAATTTGAGCGATCCTCTACCGGCAGGCGGCAAGATCACTACTAAAGACTCGGTTGATCTGAATAAGATTTTTGACGAAGTCGGCCAGGTGGCGAACAAGATCGATTCAGCGCTCACCGACATCGGAGGCATGTTCAAGGGCGACGGAGGCGGACTTTTCTCGGAAATCAATAGTCTCATCTCGGAAAATCGAACCAAGATCAGCACTTCTCTCACAAACATCGAATTGATCACGGACCAGCTCCGGGAAGGGAAGGGAACGGTTGGCAAGCTCCTCTTCGACGATCAGGGATACAATGAGCTTATGGCTACTGTGCGGGAGATTCAGGGTGCAGCGGCCCAAGCCGACGGAATGCTGGGCAGTGTCGAGGACATCGTGAATCACGTAAAAAGTGGGCAGGGCTCATTGGGTGAGCTTCTTTACGGGGATCAGATCGCGGAGGAGCTAAAAGACACGATCGCGAATGTCCGCTCCTTTACGGCGACTCTTAACAACCCGGACTCAACGATCGGGAGGCTTTTGAACGACGACCAAATTTACTTTGAGGTTCAGACGGTGATCCAAAAGGCAAACCGCACCCTCGATAGTATCAACGACGCCGGCCCGATTTCAGCGGTCGGAGTGGTCACGGGTGCGTTGTTCTAA
- a CDS encoding transporter substrate-binding domain-containing protein codes for MRVATFFIGLVFSALIAFSQPLRVGMELSYPPFEMTDAEGNPAGVSVEIAEALGEYLDRPVRIVNIPFQGLIPALRTGKIDLVLSSMTRTEERARAIDFSNPYLTTGLTLLVGNDSGIDSINDLSDGKVVAVKQGTTGHLYATQNLPGVRLLVLEKESVAVLEVVQGKADAFIYDQMSTFKNWQRHQETTNALLDPFRKEYWAIGVRKGNKALLEEVNRFLAYYEETGGFERLGDRYLAEQKEAFAKMGYPFVF; via the coding sequence ATGAGAGTCGCTACTTTCTTTATTGGCCTAGTCTTCTCCGCACTCATTGCTTTTTCGCAGCCGCTTCGAGTCGGTATGGAACTATCTTACCCGCCTTTTGAGATGACGGATGCGGAAGGAAATCCGGCCGGAGTGAGTGTTGAGATTGCTGAGGCTCTCGGAGAATACCTCGACCGTCCCGTTCGGATCGTGAACATCCCTTTTCAAGGGCTGATCCCTGCGCTTCGGACCGGCAAGATCGACCTGGTCCTTTCTTCAATGACCCGGACTGAGGAGAGAGCACGGGCGATTGATTTTTCGAATCCTTACCTAACAACGGGGCTGACCCTTTTGGTGGGTAACGATAGCGGGATCGATTCGATCAATGACCTTTCTGACGGGAAAGTGGTCGCCGTGAAACAGGGAACGACTGGTCATCTCTACGCGACGCAAAATCTCCCGGGCGTCCGCCTTTTGGTATTGGAGAAAGAATCAGTCGCTGTGCTCGAGGTCGTTCAGGGGAAGGCCGACGCGTTTATTTACGACCAGATGTCCACCTTCAAGAACTGGCAGCGCCACCAGGAAACCACTAACGCTCTCCTCGATCCGTTTCGGAAAGAGTATTGGGCGATTGGCGTCCGCAAGGGCAACAAGGCTTTGTTGGAAGAGGTAAATCGTTTTCTAGCCTACTATGAAGAAACCGGGGGCTTCGAGAGGCTGGGGGATCGCTATCTCGCCGAGCAAAAAGAGGCGTTTGCCAAGATGGGCTACCCGTTTGTGTTCTGA
- a CDS encoding ATP-binding cassette domain-containing protein has product MAAICSGQESVCVTAEKVGVDFGKATVLSDVSFSVNSGEIFVIMGPSGSGKSVLLRTVIGLLKPTTGRVLIGDLDASDPETHHAIKTALVFQAGALFNSMSVYDNLAFYPREHRLAKEGEIRKKVEEALEMLSLQDAAEKIPAELSGGMRKRVAIARSLVMEPQLLLYDEPTSELDPTMSATISEIIATLREELQVTSIVVSHDRDLAANISDRMILLKDGTIRAEGTAQEIMNLESEEIQEFFKPEIDIESPRFRV; this is encoded by the coding sequence ATGGCAGCAATTTGTTCAGGACAGGAATCGGTTTGCGTGACTGCAGAAAAAGTGGGTGTTGATTTTGGGAAAGCTACGGTGCTTTCGGATGTCAGCTTTTCCGTCAATTCGGGTGAGATCTTTGTGATTATGGGACCGAGCGGATCGGGTAAATCGGTTCTGCTGCGCACAGTGATCGGTTTGCTCAAGCCGACAACGGGACGGGTTTTGATCGGCGATCTTGATGCGAGTGACCCCGAAACTCATCATGCCATAAAGACCGCGCTGGTCTTTCAGGCAGGGGCTTTGTTCAATAGCATGTCCGTGTATGACAACCTTGCCTTTTACCCGCGCGAACACCGATTGGCCAAAGAGGGCGAAATTCGCAAGAAAGTGGAAGAAGCGTTGGAAATGCTCTCTCTTCAAGATGCAGCAGAGAAGATCCCTGCCGAGCTGAGCGGGGGGATGAGAAAGAGGGTGGCGATCGCCCGATCGTTGGTGATGGAGCCACAGCTCCTTCTCTACGACGAGCCGACCTCGGAGTTGGATCCGACGATGTCGGCGACGATTAGTGAGATTATCGCTACTTTGCGTGAGGAGCTGCAGGTCACCAGTATTGTCGTATCGCATGACCGCGACCTTGCTGCAAACATCTCAGACCGTATGATCCTTCTCAAGGACGGCACTATCCGTGCGGAAGGAACTGCCCAGGAAATAATGAACCTTGAGTCGGAGGAAATTCAGGAGTTTTTTAAGCCGGAGATCGATATTGAGAGTCCCCGGTTCCGAGTGTAA
- a CDS encoding ABC transporter permease, producing the protein MLGKAKGFFDEMGYHVVLLGSALRFLPSIPRQINRVVLYCFEMGYKTFPIVAILSLFIGAVLALQTGFALQQVGAESFIGSIVGLSLARELAPVMTAFLLAGRVGSATTAELASMKVYQEIDALQTMNISPERILVMPRLVAAFLIMPPLTMFSIFVGWFGGMLTSQFVDFINLSPTIYWRGMFDFMTREDVNDGLIKGQIFGFFVILIACAQGLRTSGGPREIGFSVTRSVVLSMIFILFTDYFITQALL; encoded by the coding sequence ATGTTAGGCAAGGCTAAGGGTTTTTTCGATGAGATGGGCTACCATGTCGTCTTGCTGGGGTCTGCGCTCCGGTTCCTTCCATCCATTCCGAGGCAGATCAACCGGGTGGTACTCTACTGCTTCGAGATGGGATATAAAACCTTCCCTATTGTTGCGATCCTCAGCCTGTTCATCGGGGCTGTGCTCGCCCTTCAAACGGGTTTTGCTCTTCAGCAGGTCGGAGCCGAGTCTTTTATAGGGTCAATTGTCGGCCTTTCGCTGGCTCGGGAGCTGGCCCCGGTGATGACTGCCTTTCTTCTCGCGGGGAGAGTGGGGTCGGCGACAACGGCCGAACTCGCTTCCATGAAGGTTTACCAGGAAATCGATGCCTTGCAGACGATGAACATTTCGCCGGAGCGTATCCTGGTCATGCCGCGATTGGTCGCTGCCTTTTTGATCATGCCACCGCTGACCATGTTCTCGATTTTTGTTGGCTGGTTTGGAGGTATGCTGACCTCTCAGTTTGTCGACTTCATCAACCTTTCCCCTACCATCTATTGGCGGGGAATGTTTGATTTTATGACACGGGAAGACGTGAACGATGGCCTGATCAAGGGGCAGATTTTTGGTTTCTTTGTCATCCTGATCGCCTGCGCACAGGGTTTGCGAACGAGCGGGGGACCTCGGGAAATTGGTTTTTCGGTCACTAGGTCTGTCGTTCTATCCATGATTTTTATCCTCTTCACGGACTACTTTATCACTCAGGCACTTCTCTAA
- a CDS encoding zeta toxin family protein yields MKAPIEGSEHRPLLIMLAGPNGAGKSTFRSAFLANLDLPFINADILAQNLSIDSYEAARIAAEIRDNFVRDARSFITETVLSDPVGDKVRFLEKASAQGFDVVLIFIGLSSPDLSCRRVAGRVKAGGHDVPTDKLFARYQRTLANLKRAIPLLPRIVVYDNSSYQTPYRLLGEYRSGQWNPAKNAPRLAWFDSTEFREV; encoded by the coding sequence TTGAAAGCTCCGATTGAAGGAAGCGAGCACCGCCCGCTACTTATCATGCTTGCCGGACCAAACGGCGCAGGTAAAAGCACGTTTCGATCAGCTTTTTTGGCCAATTTGGATTTACCGTTCATCAATGCGGATATTCTTGCTCAAAATCTTTCCATAGACTCCTACGAGGCAGCGAGGATTGCGGCCGAAATCCGCGATAACTTCGTCCGCGATGCTCGATCTTTCATAACCGAAACTGTTCTCTCGGATCCTGTAGGAGACAAAGTTCGTTTTCTTGAAAAAGCTTCTGCCCAGGGATTTGATGTTGTGCTTATTTTTATCGGTTTATCATCTCCGGACCTGTCCTGCAGACGAGTCGCTGGACGCGTTAAAGCCGGTGGTCACGATGTTCCGACCGACAAGCTATTTGCCCGCTATCAACGAACATTGGCGAATTTGAAGCGGGCGATTCCTCTCCTTCCGCGGATCGTTGTCTACGACAACAGTTCTTACCAAACTCCCTATCGTCTTCTTGGAGAGTATCGATCCGGCCAATGGAATCCGGCGAAAAATGCTCCGAGGTTGGCATGGTTTGATAGTACCGAGTTCAGGGAGGTCTGA
- a CDS encoding iron ABC transporter permease, with protein sequence MESSAAESTSAPPPPPFAVEDRRKSILGESLSKRLLLFIGILVAGFIAAPVLVIAASPLQGSDGTWAHLRETVLSRYIINSLGLAVGSALGAGLIGAVCAWLVTLYQFPGRRWFEWLLLLPLAMPTYLIAYTYTDFLDFSGPVQDLFRSWTGLGPREYWFPDIRSLGGAIILFSFVLYPYVYLLCRASFLEQSTSLLDAARTMGKSRRQTFFRVALPLSRPALAAGCALVIMEALADYGAVEYLAVDTFTTGIYRTWFNLGSRVAASQLAAGLLAVILLVVLLERLSRGRRKFFQATKSRQVMPRWTLGKSGKVFAVLACFLPVGIGFLIPVAILIEAAIGAGFFSSLNESLQWAWHSTILAAITSPIALLFALLLSYNTRVCPGVISGASARVASLGYAIPGSVVAVGVLLVLGWTDQSSRAFLPDSFLLSGSIAALIFAYLTRFLTLSVHTVDSGLTRIPKSFDDAGKTLRAGPITLLARIHFPLIRASTLAAVLLVFVEVLKELPATLIIRPFNFDTLAVRIYHLASDERFAETAAPALLIVLFGLAPVIILSRMMTRTRHAPMTAAE encoded by the coding sequence ATGGAGTCTTCTGCGGCAGAATCCACGTCAGCACCTCCTCCACCACCGTTCGCCGTAGAAGATAGGCGAAAGTCGATTCTTGGAGAGTCGCTTTCCAAACGGCTTCTCCTCTTCATCGGGATCCTAGTCGCTGGGTTCATCGCAGCGCCGGTCTTGGTGATAGCTGCAAGCCCTCTGCAAGGATCGGATGGAACCTGGGCACACCTGCGGGAAACCGTTCTTTCACGCTACATCATCAATAGCCTCGGTCTCGCTGTTGGATCCGCATTGGGAGCAGGTTTGATCGGTGCCGTCTGTGCTTGGCTGGTCACGCTCTATCAGTTTCCGGGTCGCCGTTGGTTCGAATGGCTTCTCCTCCTGCCCCTCGCGATGCCCACCTACCTCATCGCTTACACCTACACGGATTTTCTCGATTTCAGCGGACCCGTTCAGGATCTCTTTCGATCGTGGACCGGTCTCGGACCAAGGGAATACTGGTTTCCGGATATTCGATCACTTGGCGGTGCAATCATACTCTTTTCCTTCGTTCTCTACCCCTACGTTTACCTGCTTTGTAGAGCCTCCTTTCTCGAACAGTCAACCTCCCTACTGGATGCAGCGAGGACGATGGGGAAGTCCCGACGACAAACCTTTTTTCGGGTTGCTCTTCCCTTATCGAGACCAGCTTTGGCGGCAGGATGTGCCTTGGTGATCATGGAAGCACTCGCAGACTACGGAGCCGTTGAGTATCTCGCCGTCGATACGTTTACCACCGGAATTTATCGGACCTGGTTCAACCTAGGATCCCGAGTCGCCGCTTCTCAACTCGCTGCCGGACTACTTGCGGTCATTCTTTTGGTGGTCCTTCTTGAGAGACTAAGCCGAGGTAGAAGGAAGTTTTTCCAAGCGACAAAAAGCCGTCAGGTGATGCCACGTTGGACTCTCGGAAAAAGTGGAAAAGTCTTCGCGGTTCTTGCCTGCTTTCTCCCGGTTGGAATCGGTTTCCTGATTCCGGTTGCGATCCTGATCGAAGCTGCGATCGGAGCAGGATTTTTCTCTTCACTGAACGAGTCTCTTCAGTGGGCCTGGCACAGTACCATCCTAGCCGCGATCACCTCGCCAATCGCGCTGCTCTTTGCCTTGCTCCTCAGTTACAACACCCGTGTGTGTCCGGGCGTCATCTCCGGTGCCTCTGCGCGGGTTGCCTCTCTGGGTTATGCCATTCCGGGATCGGTGGTTGCGGTCGGCGTTCTCCTTGTCCTTGGCTGGACCGACCAGAGCAGTCGGGCCTTCCTGCCCGATTCGTTTCTTCTGAGCGGAAGTATTGCTGCCCTTATTTTTGCGTATCTAACAAGATTCCTAACCCTCTCTGTCCATACCGTTGATTCCGGACTCACGAGGATACCCAAGTCATTCGATGACGCGGGGAAAACTCTCCGCGCCGGCCCGATCACCCTGTTGGCCCGCATTCACTTCCCTTTAATTCGCGCGAGCACTCTTGCAGCCGTTCTTCTCGTTTTCGTTGAAGTCTTGAAAGAACTACCAGCGACTCTAATCATTCGCCCGTTCAACTTCGATACCCTTGCCGTACGGATTTATCACTTAGCCTCAGACGAACGGTTTGCCGAAACCGCAGCTCCCGCCCTTCTCATCGTTCTTTTTGGGCTCGCACCTGTCATAATCCTCAGCCGCATGATGACCCGCACCCGGCACGCTCCAATGACTGCAGCGGAGTGA
- a CDS encoding Fe(3+) ABC transporter substrate-binding protein, with protein sequence MKLPFVFLLFVAAVLNAAEVNLYTARHYPGDQELYDRFEEKTGIKVNVVDGSGDALLERIKAEGDQSPADVFITVDAGRLWAAEEDGVFVPVESEVILAEVPAEFRHPDNLWFGLTKRARVLFYAKDRVDPEDLSTYQALITPEWNDRILIRSSSNVYNQSLLGMLIAEEGEEAAEEWAAGMVENFARTPQSNDTGQIRAVAAGQGDVAVANHYYFVRLLLSDDPADQEVTEKVGIFFPNQGEGGTHVNISGGGLVKGGPNPDEAVQFLEFLASPEAQEILASGNAEFPVNPNAKSPEILEAYVFEENNQPSSVIGGNNPEAIRIFDRVGWR encoded by the coding sequence ATGAAACTCCCTTTTGTGTTCCTTCTTTTTGTTGCCGCTGTTCTAAACGCTGCCGAAGTCAATCTCTACACCGCACGACATTATCCGGGAGACCAGGAGTTGTATGACCGATTCGAGGAAAAGACTGGGATCAAGGTCAATGTTGTCGACGGGTCGGGGGACGCGTTGTTGGAACGGATCAAGGCGGAGGGCGATCAGTCTCCCGCAGACGTTTTCATCACGGTAGATGCGGGTCGGCTCTGGGCAGCTGAGGAAGACGGTGTGTTTGTACCGGTGGAGTCCGAGGTGATCCTCGCGGAAGTGCCTGCAGAGTTTCGCCATCCGGACAACCTTTGGTTCGGTCTCACCAAACGCGCGCGGGTCCTGTTTTACGCCAAAGACCGTGTAGACCCCGAAGACCTTTCCACCTACCAGGCGTTAATTACCCCAGAATGGAATGATCGGATTCTGATCCGCAGTTCCTCGAACGTGTACAACCAGTCTCTCCTGGGAATGCTGATCGCCGAGGAAGGGGAAGAAGCTGCAGAGGAATGGGCCGCGGGCATGGTCGAGAACTTCGCCCGGACGCCACAGTCCAACGATACGGGCCAGATTCGTGCGGTTGCTGCCGGTCAGGGAGATGTTGCCGTTGCAAACCACTACTACTTTGTTCGCCTCCTTCTTTCAGACGATCCCGCCGACCAGGAGGTCACCGAGAAGGTTGGCATCTTTTTTCCCAATCAGGGAGAGGGTGGGACACACGTAAATATCAGTGGAGGAGGGCTCGTTAAAGGAGGACCCAACCCCGACGAAGCCGTCCAGTTCCTGGAATTCCTTGCGTCGCCTGAAGCTCAGGAGATCCTCGCTTCCGGCAATGCAGAGTTTCCCGTAAATCCGAACGCCAAATCCCCGGAAATTCTGGAAGCCTATGTCTTCGAAGAGAACAATCAGCCTTCCTCGGTAATCGGCGGGAACAATCCAGAGGCTATCCGTATTTTTGACCGAGTCGGATGGCGTTGA